From Calothrix sp. PCC 6303, a single genomic window includes:
- a CDS encoding DUF938 domain-containing protein gives MTNDAKQYAPATQRNREVILEVLLEVLPKTGTILEIASGTGEHAVFFAPRLKPRRWLPSDPNPSSRASVAAWMEDTGCDNLDSPIQIDASMPNWVVETTAKPQTPVTAMVNINMIHISPWLACLGLMAGANRILSAGGILYMYGPYKIDGQHTAPSNEAFDASLRSSNPEWGIRDLHQVIAAAKAENLNFLKTVQMPANNLSVIFEKVEGFSEKV, from the coding sequence ATGACTAACGACGCAAAGCAATACGCACCAGCGACACAGCGTAATCGTGAGGTGATTTTAGAGGTTTTGTTGGAAGTTTTACCAAAAACAGGGACTATTTTGGAAATTGCCAGCGGGACAGGTGAACATGCTGTGTTCTTTGCCCCGCGTCTCAAACCCCGTAGATGGTTGCCTTCAGATCCAAATCCTTCGTCTCGTGCTAGTGTTGCGGCATGGATGGAAGATACTGGGTGTGATAATTTGGATTCACCAATTCAAATTGATGCATCTATGCCAAATTGGGTAGTGGAAACCACTGCAAAACCCCAAACTCCCGTCACAGCAATGGTGAATATTAACATGATTCATATTTCACCCTGGTTGGCATGTTTAGGATTAATGGCAGGTGCCAACAGAATTTTGAGTGCTGGTGGTATCTTATATATGTATGGTCCCTATAAAATAGATGGACAACATACTGCCCCCAGTAACGAAGCCTTTGATGCGTCATTGCGATCTTCAAATCCAGAATGGGGTATTCGTGACTTGCATCAAGTAATTGCTGCTGCTAAAGCTGAAAATTTGAATTTCCTCAAAACTGTCCAAATGCCTGCAAATAACCTTTCAGTAATATTTGAGAAGGTAGAGGGCTTTTCTGAAAAGGTATAA
- a CDS encoding urease accessory protein UreF: MHTPMHTDSQLLFLLQLCSSSLPVGAYSYSEGLETLVDYGKIRCSSSLQQWLESELRYGAIGMEAAVMVRVYKAAETNDLETLKYWNQWLSAARETEELRNSSQQMGRALVRLLIELEPKMKEIFEQIGDNCNCGINYAIAFTVAATFFGINLQATLLGYLHSWLVNLVTAGIKLIPLGQTTGQILLKDLQGLLIKTVEQAMAVSDDDLGCCSWGLALASMQHETLYTRLFRS, encoded by the coding sequence ATGCACACACCCATGCACACTGATAGTCAGCTTTTATTTTTATTGCAGTTATGTAGTTCTAGCTTACCTGTGGGAGCATATAGTTATTCCGAAGGCTTAGAAACCTTGGTGGATTATGGGAAGATCAGATGCTCTAGTTCGTTACAGCAATGGTTAGAATCAGAATTGCGTTACGGGGCAATTGGGATGGAAGCTGCGGTGATGGTGCGTGTGTACAAAGCCGCAGAAACTAATGATTTAGAAACCCTGAAGTATTGGAATCAATGGTTGTCAGCAGCGCGAGAAACCGAAGAATTGCGAAACTCTAGTCAGCAAATGGGACGGGCTTTGGTGCGTTTATTGATAGAGTTGGAACCCAAAATGAAAGAGATTTTTGAGCAAATCGGGGATAATTGTAACTGTGGGATTAATTATGCGATCGCATTCACAGTTGCAGCCACTTTTTTTGGTATCAATCTACAGGCAACTTTATTGGGATATTTACATAGCTGGTTAGTTAATTTAGTTACCGCCGGTATTAAGCTAATTCCCCTAGGACAAACTACTGGGCAAATTCTCCTCAAAGACTTACAGGGACTATTGATTAAGACTGTAGAGCAAGCAATGGCAGTATCAGATGATGATTTAGGTTGTTGCAGTTGGGGTTTAGCTTTAGCAAGTATGCAACACGAAACTTTATACACAAGATTATTTAGAAGTTGA
- a CDS encoding PEP-CTERM sorting domain-containing protein (PEP-CTERM proteins occur, often in large numbers, in the proteomes of bacteria that also encode an exosortase, a predicted intramembrane cysteine proteinase. The presence of a PEP-CTERM domain at a protein's C-terminus predicts cleavage within the sorting domain, followed by covalent anchoring to some some component of the (usually Gram-negative) cell surface. Many PEP-CTERM proteins exhibit an unusual sequence composition that includes large numbers of potential glycosylation sites. Expression of one such protein has been shown restore the ability of a bacterium to form floc, a type of biofilm.), producing MFKKVFSTLLPFSIAATALSTTPVFAGTLDFATNVLEYKEGQGIQTSWRRITDNALGSYDKGYKGEEADVEKFFHTKNQNFLSLGLGGEAIFEFGKKFTKEVTVWETTWGSANEKQSYHDERIQIFVGNDLKNWLSIGTIKNIADGAYKEKEGATLQIGNNDTYKYVRVVDKSQVADGRDGFDVNAIAVRGVTQAVPEPGAILGLLAVGGMVVAKSKKQKTA from the coding sequence ATGTTTAAGAAAGTTTTTTCTACTTTACTTCCATTTTCCATTGCAGCAACTGCTTTAAGTACAACTCCCGTATTTGCAGGAACATTAGATTTTGCGACTAATGTTCTTGAATATAAAGAAGGTCAGGGAATTCAAACTAGTTGGAGAAGGATAACAGATAATGCATTAGGTAGTTATGATAAAGGATATAAAGGTGAAGAAGCTGATGTGGAAAAATTCTTTCACACTAAAAACCAGAATTTTCTGAGTTTAGGTTTAGGTGGAGAAGCAATCTTTGAGTTCGGCAAGAAATTTACTAAGGAAGTTACTGTATGGGAAACAACTTGGGGTTCTGCTAATGAAAAGCAGTCATATCACGATGAACGGATACAAATATTCGTTGGTAACGATTTAAAGAATTGGTTATCAATTGGTACGATTAAAAATATTGCTGATGGCGCTTACAAAGAAAAAGAAGGTGCGACACTTCAGATTGGCAATAATGACACATACAAGTACGTCAGAGTGGTAGATAAATCTCAAGTGGCTGATGGGAGAGATGGTTTTGACGTGAATGCGATCGCAGTTAGAGGAGTGACTCAGGCTGTTCCCGAACCTGGGGCAATCTTAGGATTACTAGCTGTTGGCGGTATGGTAGTAGCTAAGAGTAAAAAACAAAAGACAGCATAA
- a CDS encoding DUF6335 family protein, protein MKKTKKEDSVHLPQEITQSYGTGVKQMPNYDMNGKIINDDDAEYTQTSPILTGGDVDAQWQDADAVGDEAVGGSSPTPDQSVTEEIAAAVGVEIDDATPLGTYDMLEQRDEQRWELDPRSN, encoded by the coding sequence GTGAAAAAAACAAAAAAAGAGGATAGTGTTCATTTGCCCCAAGAAATCACACAGTCCTACGGTACAGGTGTTAAACAAATGCCGAACTATGACATGAATGGAAAAATAATAAACGATGACGACGCTGAATACACCCAAACCAGTCCCATACTTACAGGTGGTGACGTTGACGCACAGTGGCAAGATGCGGATGCAGTCGGTGATGAAGCAGTTGGTGGTAGTTCACCAACTCCCGACCAAAGTGTAACAGAGGAAATAGCTGCTGCTGTGGGTGTGGAAATTGACGATGCCACACCTCTGGGTACTTACGATATGTTAGAACAACGCGATGAGCAACGGTGGGAATTAGACCCCAGGTCTAATTAA
- a CDS encoding PEP-CTERM sorting domain-containing protein (PEP-CTERM proteins occur, often in large numbers, in the proteomes of bacteria that also encode an exosortase, a predicted intramembrane cysteine proteinase. The presence of a PEP-CTERM domain at a protein's C-terminus predicts cleavage within the sorting domain, followed by covalent anchoring to some some component of the (usually Gram-negative) cell surface. Many PEP-CTERM proteins exhibit an unusual sequence composition that includes large numbers of potential glycosylation sites. Expression of one such protein has been shown restore the ability of a bacterium to form floc, a type of biofilm.), whose protein sequence is MFKKLLSIAALSAIVSVAQAGSAQALGLTYSSGSYRDAATNEGAFSNQVNNPNYTTLDFNNGGVPGNDKVKYSFSGDGSYSTTAYSGQTGIYADQWAPSGVNAEVNTSKYLAVFQGKDTIIEAVKGTFNYFGFDAGALSVGNTIKFFNGDTLVKSMDYDEMNNLASVSASQHGGEKNAFFEIFARNKTENFNRVVLSQTTGGGFETDNHTFRVDPASVPEPGAILGLLAVGGMVVAKSKKQKTA, encoded by the coding sequence ATGTTTAAGAAACTTCTTTCAATTGCTGCTTTATCTGCTATCGTATCTGTGGCTCAAGCTGGTTCTGCTCAAGCTTTGGGATTAACATACAGCAGTGGTTCATATCGTGATGCTGCCACCAATGAAGGTGCTTTCTCAAATCAAGTTAATAATCCTAACTATACAACCCTCGATTTTAATAACGGTGGGGTTCCTGGTAATGATAAAGTTAAATACTCATTTTCTGGAGATGGTAGTTACTCCACTACAGCTTATTCTGGGCAAACAGGCATTTATGCCGATCAATGGGCACCATCTGGCGTGAATGCTGAAGTGAATACTTCTAAATATTTAGCAGTTTTCCAAGGGAAAGACACAATTATTGAAGCTGTAAAAGGTACCTTTAACTACTTTGGTTTTGATGCAGGTGCTTTGAGCGTCGGTAACACAATCAAATTCTTTAATGGTGACACCCTTGTCAAATCAATGGATTATGACGAGATGAATAATCTCGCATCTGTTTCCGCTTCTCAACACGGTGGGGAAAAGAACGCTTTCTTTGAAATCTTTGCTCGAAACAAAACTGAAAACTTCAATAGAGTTGTTCTTTCCCAAACTACTGGTGGTGGTTTTGAAACCGATAACCACACATTCCGCGTCGATCCGGCAAGTGTACCTGAGCCTGGGGCAATCTTAGGATTACTAGCTGTTGGCGGTATGGTAGTAGCTAAGAGCAAAAAACAAAAGACAGCATAA
- the sbcD gene encoding exonuclease subunit SbcD translates to MIKILHLSDIHMGSGFSHGRINSETGLNTRLEDFVNTLSLCIDRALSEPVDIVIFGGDAFPDATPAPYVQEAFASQFRRLVDANIPTVLLVGNHDQHSQGLGGASLCIYRTLGVPGFVVGDTVKTHFIETRSGSIQIITLPWLTRSALMTRQETDGLSVPEINQLLSDRLSVVIEAEIRRLNPDVPTVLLAHLMADNATLGAERYLAVGKGFTLPLSLMTRPCFDYVALGHVHRHQNLNKTNNPPVIYPGSIERVDFSEEKEDKGYVMIELEKGNADWEFCVLPARPFRTIDVDVSKAEDPQALIMKAISKHNIQDAVVRLIYKLRSEQLDLIESSALHTALTAAHTYTIQPELLSQLARPRIPELNSSSSIDPMEALKTYLSNREDLKDIAASMLEIADQLLSKDEEIWTEVNNDKQLLTTQSQDTQLKLI, encoded by the coding sequence ATGATTAAAATCCTTCATTTATCCGATATTCATATGGGAAGTGGATTTTCCCACGGACGAATTAACTCGGAAACAGGTTTAAACACACGTTTAGAAGATTTTGTCAACACACTTTCATTGTGTATCGACCGCGCCCTCAGCGAACCTGTGGATATTGTGATATTTGGAGGTGATGCGTTTCCGGATGCAACACCTGCACCATATGTACAAGAAGCTTTCGCATCACAGTTTCGACGTTTGGTGGATGCCAATATTCCCACTGTTTTGTTGGTGGGTAATCACGATCAACATTCTCAGGGCTTAGGGGGTGCTAGTCTATGTATTTACCGCACATTGGGTGTTCCTGGCTTTGTAGTTGGAGATACAGTCAAAACTCATTTTATTGAAACCCGTAGTGGTTCAATTCAAATTATTACTTTGCCTTGGTTGACACGTTCGGCATTAATGACACGTCAAGAGACTGATGGGTTATCAGTTCCAGAAATTAACCAATTATTAAGCGATCGCTTAAGCGTTGTAATTGAGGCAGAGATTCGCCGCTTAAATCCAGATGTGCCAACTGTTCTCCTAGCTCACCTCATGGCAGATAACGCTACACTAGGGGCTGAACGCTATTTAGCTGTAGGCAAAGGCTTTACATTACCCCTTTCTTTGATGACACGTCCCTGTTTCGATTATGTTGCCTTGGGACATGTGCATCGTCACCAAAATCTGAATAAAACCAACAATCCCCCAGTAATTTACCCAGGGAGTATTGAAAGGGTGGATTTTAGTGAAGAGAAGGAAGATAAGGGTTACGTGATGATTGAATTGGAAAAAGGTAACGCAGATTGGGAATTTTGTGTCTTACCTGCGCGTCCCTTCCGCACAATTGATGTGGATGTATCCAAAGCTGAGGATCCGCAAGCATTAATTATGAAGGCAATATCTAAGCATAATATTCAAGATGCCGTAGTGCGGTTAATTTATAAGTTACGTTCGGAGCAGTTAGACTTGATTGAAAGTAGTGCTTTACATACTGCTTTGACTGCGGCACACACCTATACAATTCAACCAGAATTATTGAGTCAATTAGCTCGTCCCCGGATTCCCGAACTTAATTCATCTAGCAGTATTGACCCAATGGAAGCATTAAAAACCTATTTAAGTAATCGGGAAGATTTAAAAGATATTGCTGCATCAATGCTGGAAATTGCTGACCAACTATTATCCAAAGATGAAGAAATTTGGACGGAAGTTAATAACGATAAGCAGTTATTAACAACACAGTCTCAGGATACGCAGTTAAAGTTAATTTAA
- a CDS encoding SDR family NAD(P)-dependent oxidoreductase codes for MNPIDRDKIPKTALITGAANGIGYEFAQLFASDGYSLVLVDKNEQKLAEVVAEFKDKFNVLVTGVTKDLSLPTSPLEIYNQMQEASIKIDVLVNNAGFGKLGFFTDSNVTSDLEMLQVNLVCLTHLTKLFLQDMVKRGEGKILNVSSTAAFQPGPLMAVYFATKSYILSFSEAIANELEGTGVSITVLCPGPTHSAFHQRTGMAEIQVAQGTKMMDAATVAKIGYHGLMANKTVVIPGWKNQLLATIVRFVPRTLVTKYVRSSQETQLVERDVVKGAAVKDI; via the coding sequence ATGAACCCCATTGATCGGGATAAAATTCCCAAAACTGCCCTAATTACAGGTGCCGCAAACGGCATTGGCTACGAATTTGCTCAACTTTTTGCCAGTGACGGTTATAGCCTGGTATTAGTAGATAAAAATGAGCAAAAATTAGCTGAAGTTGTTGCTGAATTTAAAGATAAATTTAACGTTTTAGTTACAGGTGTAACTAAAGATTTATCCCTACCAACATCTCCTTTAGAAATTTATAATCAGATGCAGGAAGCGTCAATCAAAATTGATGTTTTAGTCAATAATGCCGGATTTGGGAAATTGGGTTTTTTCACCGATAGTAATGTGACATCTGATCTGGAAATGTTACAGGTAAATTTGGTTTGTTTAACCCATTTAACCAAACTCTTTCTTCAGGATATGGTGAAACGCGGTGAAGGTAAGATATTAAATGTTTCTTCCACTGCTGCTTTTCAACCAGGTCCATTGATGGCAGTTTACTTTGCCACTAAATCATACATCCTTTCGTTCTCCGAAGCGATCGCTAACGAGCTAGAAGGTACTGGTGTCTCTATAACTGTACTTTGTCCTGGACCCACACATTCAGCTTTCCATCAAAGAACTGGGATGGCTGAAATTCAAGTTGCCCAAGGAACTAAAATGATGGATGCAGCAACCGTGGCAAAAATCGGATATCACGGTTTGATGGCAAATAAAACTGTAGTGATTCCCGGTTGGAAAAATCAGCTTTTAGCAACAATAGTTAGGTTTGTACCTCGCACTCTTGTGACAAAATATGTCCGCAGTTCTCAGGAAACGCAGTTAGTGGAGAGAGATGTAGTTAAGGGTGCAGCAGTTAAGGATATATAA
- the ureE gene encoding urease accessory protein UreE, whose amino-acid sequence MLTLTQRQPPNANAAVTLTLELTAEERTRSRHRWETQAGEVVFLRLPRGTVLQNGDILLDESGNYLVRVVAKFEPVLTVTAADTLELLRVAYHLGNRHVAVEITASYLRLSPDPVLKSMIEHLGLEVKAEILPFQPEAGAYGQHSHAHTHAH is encoded by the coding sequence ATGCTAACTCTTACACAACGCCAACCTCCAAACGCAAATGCAGCGGTAACTCTCACTTTGGAACTTACGGCAGAAGAACGAACCCGCAGTCGTCATCGCTGGGAAACTCAAGCTGGAGAGGTGGTTTTTTTGCGCTTACCAAGGGGTACCGTTTTACAAAATGGAGATATTTTATTAGATGAATCTGGTAATTATCTGGTGCGGGTTGTGGCTAAATTTGAGCCAGTTTTAACTGTGACTGCTGCGGATACCTTAGAATTGCTTCGGGTTGCATACCATTTGGGGAATCGTCATGTTGCAGTGGAGATTACTGCCAGTTATTTACGTTTGTCTCCTGATCCTGTTTTGAAGTCGATGATTGAGCATTTGGGATTGGAAGTAAAAGCGGAAATTTTACCATTTCAACCAGAAGCAGGTGCTTATGGACAGCATTCACATGCACACACCCATGCACACTGA
- a CDS encoding STAS domain-containing protein: MQTEQVKVFQPIGNFDATKSQEFRHLLSQLTQCSTKVVLVDLKDVTFMDSSGLGVLVLAFKNLRAANAKLVICSINEQVRILFELTGMDKVFEIFANQQEFEKSMLSRA; this comes from the coding sequence ATGCAAACCGAACAAGTGAAAGTTTTTCAACCCATTGGAAATTTTGATGCAACGAAGTCACAGGAGTTTCGTCACTTACTTTCTCAATTAACACAATGTAGTACAAAAGTTGTGTTAGTGGATTTAAAAGATGTAACTTTCATGGATAGTTCTGGACTTGGTGTTCTAGTTTTGGCATTTAAAAATTTGAGAGCAGCCAATGCTAAACTAGTTATCTGTTCAATTAATGAACAAGTCAGAATTTTGTTTGAATTAACTGGAATGGATAAGGTCTTTGAAATTTTTGCAAATCAACAAGAATTCGAGAAATCGATGCTATCTAGAGCCTAA
- a CDS encoding transglutaminase-like domain-containing protein, translating to MGSALTSFPNSQMFGQRTIRPLCAAALGGIAFIKNTLIAIDSNRGYLLQVDPVTDNTKILNPHHTSEFMDITGISLWEDTLWVTRGKSIYLCKFNSWGLEHFITLPYQADGIAVWGSTVYVSCQKMGAILIYDCETRRKITQFYAPGVGIANLAVCEETLWVADKVEQTIFALDRATGDIRFSILTPFECPTGLAVHSNSESGKETIYVAYASEEAFIRDNPNADPSQELAYRDRTFIHPLSYHYDPQTRCCLSNGYRIEMSYIEEIAPLEEVYLPEVEWRIALPSNTDRQRVVSVEAVGLPFSEEIIDGQKVAVFKFETLVPGERHLFGWKAILEVRGVKYRLTPRDVENIPELSEEFQTRYLVDDDELAMDNTIVQDAAKVAVGSETNLLRKMYSIRNYVYDQLSYSIKPHIDAPDVVLERGTGSCGEYVGVLLALCRLNGIACRTVGRYKCPPYADHQGIPLEPDFNHVWLEFYIPSIGWLPMESNPDDLGYQSAHPTRFFMGLSWYHIEIGKGISFETLMSKGERLKKEDISIGELAINHIRFKIIEELPPLNQ from the coding sequence ATGGGTTCTGCACTTACTAGTTTTCCGAATAGCCAAATGTTTGGGCAAAGAACAATTCGACCTCTTTGTGCTGCTGCCCTTGGTGGCATCGCTTTTATCAAGAATACGCTAATTGCCATTGACTCAAATCGCGGTTATCTCCTGCAAGTTGACCCAGTTACAGACAATACCAAGATTCTCAACCCGCACCATACCAGTGAATTCATGGATATCACTGGTATAAGTTTGTGGGAAGATACGCTCTGGGTAACAAGGGGTAAGAGTATCTATTTATGTAAGTTTAACTCTTGGGGATTGGAACATTTTATCACTTTGCCCTACCAAGCTGATGGAATTGCTGTTTGGGGATCAACTGTTTATGTCAGTTGCCAAAAAATGGGAGCAATCTTGATTTATGATTGTGAAACCCGACGCAAAATTACCCAATTTTATGCTCCTGGTGTAGGAATTGCTAATTTAGCGGTTTGTGAAGAAACTCTTTGGGTTGCTGATAAAGTTGAACAAACGATTTTTGCCCTTGATAGGGCTACCGGAGATATTCGGTTTAGCATTCTAACACCATTTGAATGTCCCACAGGTCTAGCTGTACATAGCAATAGCGAATCTGGAAAGGAAACGATCTATGTGGCTTATGCTTCGGAAGAGGCTTTTATTCGAGATAACCCAAATGCCGATCCTAGCCAAGAATTAGCTTACCGCGATCGCACTTTCATTCATCCCCTGAGTTATCATTACGATCCCCAAACTCGTTGCTGTCTTTCTAACGGGTACCGCATCGAAATGTCTTACATCGAGGAAATTGCTCCCCTCGAAGAGGTATACTTACCAGAAGTCGAATGGCGGATTGCTTTACCTAGTAATACTGATCGCCAAAGGGTAGTGAGTGTTGAAGCTGTTGGTTTACCCTTCAGCGAAGAAATTATCGACGGACAAAAGGTAGCTGTTTTTAAGTTTGAAACCCTTGTTCCAGGAGAACGTCACCTTTTTGGTTGGAAAGCAATTCTCGAAGTTCGTGGTGTCAAATATCGTCTAACTCCCCGTGATGTGGAAAATATCCCAGAACTGTCTGAGGAATTTCAAACTCGCTATCTCGTTGATGATGATGAGTTAGCAATGGATAATACAATTGTTCAGGATGCCGCCAAAGTTGCTGTAGGTAGTGAAACTAATTTGTTACGGAAAATGTATAGTATCCGTAATTATGTTTATGATCAACTTTCATATAGTATCAAACCTCACATAGATGCCCCCGATGTTGTCTTAGAGCGTGGTACTGGCTCCTGTGGTGAGTATGTAGGAGTTTTACTAGCATTATGCCGCCTCAATGGTATCGCTTGCCGCACCGTAGGTAGGTATAAATGTCCACCCTATGCCGATCACCAAGGCATTCCCCTAGAACCTGATTTTAACCATGTTTGGCTAGAATTCTATATTCCCAGTATCGGCTGGTTGCCGATGGAATCAAACCCAGATGATTTGGGTTATCAAAGTGCCCATCCCACCCGCTTTTTTATGGGCTTATCCTGGTATCATATTGAGATTGGTAAAGGTATTTCTTTTGAAACTTTAATGAGTAAAGGTGAAAGACTCAAAAAAGAAGATATTTCTATTGGTGAGTTAGCAATTAACCATATTCGCTTCAAAATTATTGAAGAATTACCACCTTTAAATCAGTAA
- the grpE gene encoding nucleotide exchange factor GrpE, which produces MSDVNYTQQLQGLMRNAEITSFNALCQVACVSRRQLLKLRRGEVEQVKIETLIKLSQALNISLDALINGLLPLDVKCSFSNITETDTKNVTSVLEKQETLKLGENFTEEQKQVVLEGFQQSCLEILESLLLQLPTVAHKARENPQLPAVNILPLLEKPLERLLQAWGIEAIAQVGEEVFYNPQLHQPMEGNILPSQIVKVRYVGYQQRGKLLYRAKVSPILNK; this is translated from the coding sequence ATGTCTGATGTTAACTACACCCAACAATTGCAAGGGTTGATGCGAAATGCAGAAATTACCAGTTTCAATGCATTATGTCAGGTTGCATGTGTTTCTCGGCGACAACTATTGAAGCTACGCAGAGGAGAAGTTGAACAAGTTAAAATTGAGACATTAATTAAACTTTCACAAGCTTTGAATATTTCTTTAGATGCTCTAATAAATGGGCTTTTACCTTTGGATGTCAAATGTTCTTTTAGTAATATTACTGAAACTGATACAAAAAATGTAACTTCTGTTCTTGAAAAGCAGGAAACGTTAAAGCTAGGAGAAAATTTTACAGAGGAGCAAAAGCAGGTAGTTTTGGAAGGATTCCAGCAATCTTGCTTAGAAATTCTCGAATCGTTGTTGTTGCAACTGCCAACAGTAGCACATAAAGCGAGGGAAAATCCTCAGTTACCTGCTGTGAATATTCTACCACTGCTAGAAAAGCCATTAGAACGATTATTACAGGCTTGGGGAATAGAAGCGATCGCACAAGTTGGAGAAGAGGTTTTTTACAATCCTCAACTACACCAACCGATGGAAGGAAATATCTTACCAAGTCAAATAGTCAAAGTTAGGTATGTTGGATATCAGCAGCGGGGAAAGCTGCTATATCGTGCTAAAGTTAGCCCAATTCTTAACAAATAA